The following are encoded together in the Corticium candelabrum chromosome 1, ooCorCand1.1, whole genome shotgun sequence genome:
- the LOC134184776 gene encoding uncharacterized protein LOC134184776: protein MDALPLVLLGVRTALKADISSTAAEMVYGTTLRLHGEFFTTARPTPVADPTDYISQLKAHMQVIRPTPPRPTSALPHSPLSDDFATTTHVFIRHDAIRKPVQAPYDGPYPIVDRTDKHFTVDRNGRKDTVSIDRLKPAHLDCDTVTSPSESPDPPSTSECRHTRSGRRVHFPRRLSSYVSSNTGRGVV from the coding sequence ATGGATGCTCTCCCACTGGTCCTCCTCGGTGTCCGCACCGCACTGAAAGCAGATATCTCGTCTACGGCAGCTGAGATGGTGTACGGCACAACTCTTCGACTACATGGAGAATTCTTTACTACCGCGCGCCCAACTCCTGTTGCTGACCCCACTGACTATATATCTCAACTCAAAGCCCACATGCAGGTCATCCGTCCCACCCCACCTCGTCCTACGTCCGCTCTACCACATAGTCCACTGAGTGATGACTTTGCGACTACCACTCACGTCTTCATCCGCCACGATGCTATACGCAAACCCGTCCAAGCTCCGTATGATGGACCTTACCCAATCGTCGACCGCACTGACAAACATTTCACCGTGGATAGGAACGGTCGCAAAGACACTGTGTCCATTGATCGCTTGAAGCCTGCTCATCTAGATTGTGACACCGTGACCTCCCCCAGCGAGTCTCCTGACCCACCTTCTACATCAGAATGCCGGCATACTCGCTCGGGACGACGAGTTCACTTTCCACGACGTCTTTCTTCATACGTGTCGTCGAACACTGGCAGGGGAGTAGTGTAG
- the LOC134184583 gene encoding uncharacterized protein LOC134184583 codes for MADADANAAATALTTTAATTLAAVSVKLPPFWPTNPEVWFAQVEAQFTTRNITAQRTKFDYVITSLSPEFAMEVRDLLLKPPTENPYDILKAELIKRTTASEQRKLQQLISGEELGDCKPTQLLRRMQQLLGDKLGSSADTAGSFLRELFLQRLPANVRVVLASADTTMDINKLADMADKIMEVAPPTVSALSSTCSDHDSASEVKQLREEVTRLADLVASLTARSRQRNPSRAGRSRSPALTHSRTCDALCWYHAKFGKAAKKCKDPCSWGNSTASR; via the coding sequence ATGGCCGACGCAGACGCAAACGCAGCTGCAACTGCTCTCACCACTACTGCTGCTACAACTCTTGCCGCTGTGAGCGTGAAACTTCCTCCTTTTTGGCCTACCAACCCAGAAGTATGGTTTGCACAGGTGGAAGCACAATTTACCACCCGGAACATTACAGCTCAACGGACTAAATTCGACTATGTCATCACGTCTTTGAGCCCGGAGTTCGCAATGGAGGTGAGAGACCTTCTTCTGAAGCCGCCTACTGAGAATCCTTACGACATTCTCAAGGCCGAACTCATCAAACGTACTACTGCGTCAGAGCAACGGAAACTCCAGCAGCTAATCAGCGGGGAAGAGCTCGGCGATTGCAAACCTACGCAGCTACTCCGCCGCATGCAACAGCTGCTAGGTGACAAGCTCGGATCGTCGGCTGACACTGCCGGCTCCTTCCTTCGTGAGCTCTTTCTCCAACGGCTCCCCGCCAACGTCAGAGTTGTTCTTGCGTCTGCAGACACTACAATGGACATCAACAAACTCGCAGACATGGCAGACAAAATTATGGAGGTAGCTCCGCCCACTGTCTCAGCCCTGTCTAGCACCTGTTCTGATCATGATTCGGCATCTGAAGTCAAACAACTCCGCGAGGAGGTAACGCGTCTAGCTGACCTGGTCGCCTCTCTCACTGCACGATCCCGTCAACGGAATCCTTCTAGAGCCGGCCGTTCTCGCAGTCCAGCTCTCACACACTCTCGTACTTGTGACGCGCTCTGTTGGTATCATGCCAAATTTGGTAAAGCTGCCAAGAAGTGTAAGGATCCTTGCAGTTGGGGAAACTCCACAGCCAGCCGCTAA